From Actinoplanes oblitus, a single genomic window includes:
- a CDS encoding N-acetylmuramoyl-L-alanine amidase, with protein MNRKLAIGVGAAVAVLAAGGGVAVLTWPSTPGNGTALAGVSVLPPEPGAEPPRIKTALHTVDVAGPAGVPQRATEHFSLLGVTWADPADKPAGTIQVKTRSVATGKWSGWQSLEVGDGGPDGAEAAAGARRGGTEPLWVGDSDGLATRIQGQGKGLPAGLRVDLIDPGRDTGGKGGGMVLAEGESASPTPEPSGSVSTEPSPKPSDPPSSPSSSPSSATPGTASATPSASSVPAPSSATPVPTSTAPIKAQFPAYVSRKGWSADETIVGPINVATEVKALWVHHTVHTQDANAYTCDQSAAIVRGIQIYDVRSNGWSDLGYNYMVDKCGTLFEGRRGGVEAPVVGAHTIGFNTGYAAVAVLGDYRTATSNDAIETTIAQLAAARLGKYGYNPSSTATFVAGSTNSKFRQGATVTVPRLSGHRDMDATVCPGDNLYSRLPAIRAKSQQMVTGMALRSVTGGGYAAGAYYVRDSATLTWTVATAAADLAGITVSVDGRTVSTLDGAARSVKLTVAPGRHSVTVLAAHRSGSTARVSTTLYGDPTAPTLTAPAVSLRTGTYSATSAPVTVGFTARDNLRLAAVTVSRPRSATLSGTASSWATTAKPGARVGYTLTARDVAGNARAASATQSVLYLAETKATRTGTWAGRTSGSYLGGKALTASRKNAKLTYTFTGRSAALLFSRGPRTGKAYVYLDGRKVATVDTRSGSAGHRQALWVKALASKKHTVVIVVAGTSGRPAVVSDGLAYVR; from the coding sequence ATGAATCGGAAGCTTGCCATCGGCGTGGGTGCCGCCGTCGCAGTGCTCGCCGCAGGCGGTGGCGTCGCGGTGCTCACCTGGCCGTCGACCCCCGGGAACGGCACGGCGCTGGCGGGCGTCTCGGTGCTGCCGCCCGAGCCGGGCGCCGAGCCGCCGCGGATCAAGACCGCGCTGCACACCGTCGACGTGGCCGGCCCGGCCGGGGTGCCGCAGCGCGCCACCGAGCACTTCAGCCTGCTCGGCGTCACCTGGGCCGACCCGGCGGACAAGCCGGCCGGCACGATCCAGGTGAAGACCCGCAGCGTGGCCACCGGCAAGTGGTCCGGCTGGCAGTCCCTGGAGGTCGGCGACGGCGGGCCGGACGGCGCGGAGGCCGCGGCGGGCGCCCGCCGGGGCGGCACCGAGCCGCTCTGGGTGGGTGACTCGGACGGGCTGGCCACCCGGATCCAGGGGCAGGGCAAGGGGTTGCCGGCCGGGTTGCGCGTCGATCTGATCGATCCCGGCCGGGACACCGGCGGCAAGGGCGGCGGCATGGTCCTCGCCGAAGGGGAGAGCGCGTCACCCACGCCGGAGCCGTCCGGATCGGTGAGCACCGAGCCGTCGCCGAAGCCGTCGGACCCGCCGAGCTCCCCGTCGAGTTCCCCGTCGAGCGCGACGCCCGGTACGGCATCGGCCACGCCGTCGGCATCGAGCGTGCCCGCCCCGAGCTCGGCCACCCCGGTGCCGACCTCGACCGCGCCGATCAAGGCGCAGTTCCCGGCGTACGTCTCCCGCAAGGGGTGGAGCGCCGACGAGACCATCGTCGGGCCGATCAACGTGGCCACCGAGGTCAAGGCGCTCTGGGTGCACCACACCGTGCACACCCAGGACGCCAACGCGTACACCTGTGACCAGTCCGCGGCGATCGTGCGCGGCATCCAGATCTACGACGTGCGCAGCAACGGCTGGTCCGACCTGGGCTACAACTACATGGTCGACAAGTGCGGGACGCTCTTCGAGGGCCGCCGGGGCGGCGTGGAGGCGCCGGTGGTCGGCGCGCACACGATCGGCTTCAACACCGGATACGCGGCGGTAGCGGTGCTCGGCGACTACCGCACCGCGACCTCCAACGACGCCATCGAGACGACGATCGCGCAGCTCGCGGCCGCCCGGCTGGGCAAGTACGGCTACAACCCGAGCAGCACCGCCACGTTCGTCGCCGGATCCACCAACAGCAAGTTCCGGCAGGGCGCCACGGTCACCGTGCCGCGACTGTCCGGGCACCGGGACATGGACGCCACCGTCTGCCCGGGCGACAACCTGTACTCCCGGCTGCCGGCGATCCGCGCCAAGTCGCAGCAGATGGTGACCGGCATGGCGCTCCGGTCGGTGACCGGCGGCGGGTACGCGGCCGGCGCCTACTACGTGCGCGACAGCGCCACCCTGACCTGGACCGTGGCGACCGCGGCGGCCGACCTCGCCGGCATCACCGTCTCGGTCGACGGCCGGACGGTGTCGACCCTCGACGGCGCCGCCCGCAGCGTCAAGCTGACCGTCGCGCCCGGCCGGCACTCGGTGACCGTCCTGGCCGCGCACCGGTCCGGCAGCACCGCCCGGGTCAGTACCACCCTCTACGGCGACCCCACCGCACCGACCCTCACCGCGCCGGCGGTGAGCCTGCGCACCGGCACCTACAGCGCCACGTCGGCGCCGGTGACCGTCGGGTTCACCGCGCGGGACAACCTGCGGCTGGCCGCTGTCACGGTGAGCCGGCCACGCTCGGCGACACTGTCCGGGACCGCGAGCAGCTGGGCGACCACCGCCAAGCCGGGTGCGCGGGTCGGTTACACGCTCACCGCGCGCGACGTGGCCGGCAACGCCCGGGCCGCGTCGGCCACCCAGTCGGTGCTCTACCTCGCCGAGACCAAGGCGACCCGGACCGGCACCTGGGCCGGCCGGACGTCCGGTTCCTACCTGGGCGGCAAGGCGCTCACCGCGAGCAGGAAGAACGCCAAGCTCACCTACACCTTCACCGGCCGGTCGGCGGCGCTGCTCTTCTCCCGCGGGCCGCGTACCGGTAAGGCGTACGTCTACCTGGACGGCCGGAAGGTCGCCACGGTGGACACCAGGTCGGGCTCGGCCGGTCACCGGCAGGCGCTCTGGGTGAAGGCGCTGGCCAGCAAGAAGCACACCGTCGTGATCGTGGTGGCCGGGACGTCCGGCCGCCCGGCGGTGGTCAGCGACGGGCTGGCGTACGTCAGGTAG